One region of Eupeodes corollae chromosome 1, idEupCoro1.1, whole genome shotgun sequence genomic DNA includes:
- the LOC129943334 gene encoding DNA polymerase epsilon catalytic subunit 1 isoform X1 yields the protein MSKRYYKETIKNDNTDLRYGYKRINDCICRTGYLINMHSIELLDAKQRLLSALDLFFIEMDGKRYKYTISYSPYFLICVEEKHCSELAQFLRSKFGDEIVKFEQLYKEDLDLPNHLTGIKQLYLKLSFYNQNGLMKVRKFLINALKKNIERLKKKNIFAQTLSENYTTNKPTSKENKNIMQSEPMDFISDIREYDIPYHVRVSIDLKIFCGLWYDIAIEHRNKTLSPIIKSRPDILERPEPVVFAFDIETTKLPLKFPDAQTDQIIMISYMIDTQGYLITNREIISTDVKDFEYTPKPEFEGNFVVFNEPNELQAIKKFFDHIMEVRPHIFVTFNGDFFDWSFIEIRASLLGINMSNEIGFSKTRDGVYLCRSAIHMDCLCWVKRDSYLPVGSQGLKAVAKAKLRYDPIELDPEEMCKMAVLKPQLLSNYSVSDAVATYYLYMKYVHPFIFALATIIPMEPDEILRKGSGTLCETLLMVEAYHANIIFPNKQKEEQNKFSSDGYLIDSETYVGGHVEALECGVYRADIPCRFRLDRNMINELIDNISNVLKHAIVNEESVPLKEVLNFSEVSTEIKQALKGLYDIPNRLEQPVIYHLDVGAMYPNIILTNRLQPPSVVNDADCAACDFNTSVAKCQRTMKWHWRGEMLPASKNELQRIKHQLEMETFPPLHAGGSSRSFHELSEDDQIAYEKKRLSDFCRKVYKKTKIVKLEERNSTICQKENSFYVDTVRAFRDRRYDYKALTKIAKASVIESIKKGDAAEIKSAKGKEVLYDSLQLAHKCILNSFYGYVMRKGARWHSMPMAGIVCLTGSNIIQKARNIIERIGRPLELDTDGIWCILPASFPQVFTIRSSHKGKNSFNVSYPNAVLNSMVQNYFTNDQYHQLIKLDPITSTPEFIIRSENSIFFEVDGPYLAMVLPAAKEEGKKLKKRYAVFNFDGSLAELKGFEVKRRGELQLIKNFQSSVFESFLSGTTLQECYDNVAKIANYWLDVLYSQGQNLPDSELFDLVSENRSMSKKLEDYGAQKSTSISTAKRLAEFLGDQMIKDAGLACKYVISKKPEGFPVTERAIPLAIFQCEKSIRSSYLRRWLRDNSMGDADIREVLDWEYYIERLSGAVQKIITIPAAIQGLRNPVPRVLHPDWLNKKIMSTTDNLKQRQINDMFSSSMTSKSRENMDKLTTKIYHDEIKNNGNVNIHKSSTNKRNFSRTDWNVNTNWREVIGSPPLIGGTRSEIINWILFQKEKWSYQIKEKNEISQKSKKIKYSSSKERKKISYVSEFLTRKKTNILKGLWHIIHLFAEDDYGSFIAWTIIEDELYKIKLQIPRILYINQRSESGSDVSFNRKKVNALLPRSVPAHFIYRYILKEKAFKTNSVNTIANVPITDIEGVYETNISLESRFLIEMGCLCSIRKDICNPHNTSLDCDTYNFEHLEAKTGVHIYLEKSWKQIKKNFLYQYSSYGKRQIWGLFMPACNKTVIVVLDKVRSNQMPNINQLYSSERVNYFKKIDGAENVMESVPEEINFDVFMEVDLAQVYRHIQRSLSKYKEDKRGPTLLCTQTSLDIKQLKAFIPMLSEFPNIKIHICDDASTLHGLDWQKQSSRTMIRHFLNFNNVVNLMLDQSRYLNIPIGNIPEDPVLTGTDIFYARLLKQNNFVLWWSATNRPDLGGKENEDYKLLAEVNKNGLFTQNISGFYNGICVALSIQNLALTALLQANKILEMESGRSMIAFGVNIQATLEDVLFNRTKDLQIMSEFTSCGPAIRILKTMANGWLREVSLNHNALSDYHITHFYRWMRSSTACMFDAAICKILKYLMDKMYVGILTELKRLGVQIVFADLNRIIINSKKKTITDALSYAEFIVQSIRRIELYHGVQLCFEQSWENLIWLDISNFAGLKCNGFSMENNDYGFIADKTSLNINFTMGSDISENKEFKEKFEQFMTLLLKSLDETKSLTKSAQEISHDIFDLTTQIYQKYSKTDAKSVSKFVQAIITVINLSDFNEFLLILKRNLIEIIGLKELNNDIRPLKRAECMLNGFICKACNEYRDIDIISEKHKNMKNEIYTWLCNRCLVAYDNQDAEILVTENITKKIISYTLQDLQCSQCNGVKRDNLCRSCECGGKYKPLLKLQNYMETCKIILNVAKLHQMNVLHHFLLTALT from the exons atcgaATTATTAGACGCTAAACAACGGCTATTGTCAGCCTTGGATTTGTTTTTCATCGAGATGGAcggaaaaagatacaaatacacGATTTCTTACTCTCCATACTTTTTGATATGCGTAGAAGAAAAACACTGCAGCGAATTAGCTCAATTTTTAAGGTCTAAATTTGGAGAcgaaattgtaaaatttgaacAACTCTATAAAGAAGACTTAGATTTGCCAAACCATCTTACAGGAATCAAGcagctttatttaaaattatcattttataatcaaaatgggTTGAtgaaagttcgaaagtttttaataaacgcccttaaaaagaacattgagcgtttgaaaaaaaaaaatatatttgctcaAACATTGTCTGAAAATTATACGACTAATAAACCTACttctaaagaaaacaaaaacataatgcAATCCGAACCCATGGATTTTATTTCGGATATACGAGAATATGACATTCCCTATCATGTTCGAGTatcaatagatttaaaaatattttgtggactATGGTATGATATAGCAATTGAACATAGAAATAAAACGTTATCGCCTATAATTAAATCTCGACCTGATATTTTAGAACGTCCAGAACCAGTTGTCTTTGCTTTTGACATTGAAACTACAAAATTACCATTAAAATTTCCTGACGCTCAAACAGATCAAATAATAATGATATCATATATGATTGATACCCAAGGATATTTAATAACTAACCGTGAAATAATATCAACTGATGTTAAAGATTTTGAATACACACCTAAACCTGAATTTGAAGgaaattttgtggtttttaatgAACCAAATGAACTTCAAGCCATTAAAAAATTTTTTGATCATATTATGGAAGTTCGTCCGCatatttttgttacttttaatGGTGACTTTTTTGACTGGtcatttattgaaataagaGCTTCTTTGCTTGGAATTAATATGAGTAATGAAATTGGTTTTTCCAAAACACGCGATGGTGTCTACTTATGTAGATCAGCCATCCATATGGATTGtctttgttgggttaaaagAGATTCATATCTTCCTGTAGGCTCTCAGGGACTTAAAGCAGTAGCAAAAGCTAAACTTCGTTATGATCCAATTGAATTAGATCCCGAAGAAATGTGCAAAATGGCTGTTTTAAAGCCTCAACTTTTATCCAACTATTCAGTTTCGGATGCTGTTGCAACTTATTATCTTTATATGAAGTATGTACATCCATTTATTTTTGCATTGGCAACGATTATTCCAATGGAGCCGGACGAAATACTACGCAAAGGATCAGGAACACTTTGCGAAACACTATTGATGGTAGAAGCATATCATGCAAATATTATATTTCCCAACAAGCAAAAGgaagaacaaaataagttttctaGCGATGGATATCTTATAGACTCAGAGACATACGTGGGAGGTCATGTCGAGGCTCTGGAATGTGGAGTATACCGAGCAGATATACCATGTCGTTTTCGCTTGGACCGAAATATGATAAATGAGCTAATAGACAACATAAGCAACGTTCTTAAGCACGCAATTGTTAATGAAGAGAGTGTTCCACTTAAGGAAGTCTTAAATTTCTCAGAAGTGTCAACTGAAATAAAACAAGCTCTAAAAGGTTTATATGATATTCCTAATCGATTAGAGCAACCAGTTATCTATCATCTTGATGTTGGAGCAATGTACCCtaatataattttaacaaatcggTTGCAACCTCCCTCTGTTGTCAATGATGCTGATTGCGCTGCGTGTGACTTTAACACATCTGTTGCAAAATGTCAACGAACAATGAAATGGCATTGGAGAGGGGAAATGCTCCCAGCTTCTAAAAATGAGttacaaagaataaaacacCAGCTAGAAATGGAAACGTTTCCTCCCTTGCATGCTGGAGGAAGTTCCAGATCATTTCATGAATTATCAGAAGACGATCAAATTGCATATGAAAAAAAGCGTTTGTCAGACTTTTGTCGCAAAGTTTATAAAAAGACAAAGATTGTTAAACTAGAGGAACGAAACTCCACAatatgtcaaaaagaaaacagcttTTATGTCGATACAGTTAGAGCTTTTCGCGACAGGCGCTACGATTATAAAGcattaacaaaaattgcaaaagcaTCTGTCAtagaatctataaaaaaggGAGATGCGGCAGAAATAAAATCAGCTAAGGGTAAAGAAGTACTTTACGATTCATTACAACTCGCACACAAATGCATCTTGAATTCTTTTTATGGTTATGTAATGCGAAAAGGGGCTCGATGGCATTCAATGCCAATGGCAGGTATTGTATGTTTAACAGgatcaaatattattcaaaaagcCCGTAATATAATTGAACGGATAGGACGTCCGCTTGAATTAGATACCGATGGTATCTGGTGTATTCTACCTGCATCGTTTCCTCAGGTATTTACTATTCGATCAAGTCATAAAGGAAAGAATTCGTTCAACGTTTCATATCCTAATGCAGTGTTGAATAGTAtggtacaaaattatttcacaaaTGACCAATACCACCAACTTATCAAATTAGACCCAATTACAAGCACACCTGAGTTTATAATACGTTCggaaaattctatattttttgaagttgatgGGCCTTATTTAGCAATGGTTCTTCCAGCAGCAAAAGAAGAAggtaaaaagttaaaaaaacgttACGCTGTTTTTAACTTTGATGGATCATTAGCAGAGCTAAAGGGATTTGAAGTTAAAAGGCGTGGAGAACTACagctaattaaaaattttcaaagttctgTATTTGAATCTTTTTTATCCGGCACTACTCTACAAGAATGTTATGACAACGTAGCTAAAATAGCCAATTATTGGCTGGATGTTTTATATAGCCAAGGCCAAAATCTTCCAGATTCTGAATTATTCGATCTTGTATCAGAAAACCgatcaatgtcaaaaaagttggaAGATTACGGGGCTCAGAAAAGTACATCCATTTCAACAGCTAAAAGACTTGCTGAGTTCTTAGGAGATCAAATGATAAAAGATGCTGGATTGGCTTGTAAATATGTTATATCTAAAAAACCGGAAGGGTTTCCTGTTACTGAACGAGCAATACCTCTTGCTATATTTCAATGTGAGAAAAGCATTAGAAGTAGTTACTTACGTCGTTGGCTTCGTGATAACTCTATGGGCGATGCTGACATTAGAGAAGTTCTTGATTGGGAATACTATATCGAACGTTTAAGTGGAGctgttcaaaaaattataactatTCCGGCTGCGATTCAGGGCTTGCGTAATCCCGTGCCTAGAGTATTGCATCCTGAttggttgaataaaaaaattatgtctaCTACTGATAATCTGAAACAGAGACAAATTAATGATATGTTTTCCAGTTCGATGACATCTAAAAGCCGTGAAAATATGGACAAACTTACTACTAAAATATATCAtgatgaaatcaaaaataatggaaatgtaaatatacataaatcaagTACAAATAAACGTAATTTTTCAAGGACTGACTGGAATGTTAATACGAATTGGAGAGAAGTTATTGGGTCCCCTCCTTTAATTGGTGGCACGAGATCTGAAATTATAAACTGGatattgtttcaaaaagaaaaatggtcttaccaaataaaagagaaaaatgaaatatctcaaaaatcaaaaaaaattaagtatagtAGCAGCAaggaacgaaaaaaaatatcatacgtATCTGAATTtctaacaagaaaaaaaacgaatattctAAAAGGCTTATGGCACATAATTCATTTATTTGCTGAAGACGATTATGGTAGTTTTATAGCTTGGACAATAATTGAAGATGAACTCTACAAAATCAAACTCCAAATACCACGAATATTATACATTAATCAAAGGTCAGAAAGTGGCAGTGATGTGTCATTCAACAGGAAAAAAGTAAATGCCTTATTGCCAAGATCTGTGCCAGCCCACTTTATTTACCGTTACATACTTAAGGAGAAAGCTTTTAAAACTAATAGTGTGAATACTATAGCAAATGTACCCATAACAGATATTGAAGGTGTTTATGAAACTAATATATCCTTAGAATCAAGATTTCTAATAGAAATGGGGTGCTTATGCAGTATACGTAAAGATATCTGCAATCCACACAACACCTCACTTGATTGTGATACGTATAACTTTGAACATCTTGAAGCAAAGACCGGTgttcatatttatttagaaaaatcatggaaacaaattaaaaaaaactttctttatcAATACAGTTCTTATGGTAAACGGCAAATTTGGGGACTTTTTATGCCAGCGTGTAACAAAACTGTCATTGTGGTATTAGACAAAGTACGATCAAATCAAATGCCAAATATTAATCAACTCTACTCATCAGAACGtgttaactattttaaaaaaattgatggagCTGAAAATGTAATGGAAAGTGTGCcagaagaaataaattttgatgtgTTCATGGAAGTTGATTTAGCGCAAGTTTACCGCCACATACAGAGATCTTTAAGCAAATACAAAGAAGACAAAAGAGGACCAACTTTACTTTGCACACAAACATCTTTagatataaaacaattaaaagcaTTTATACCTATGTTATCAGAGTTCCctaatattaaaattcatatttgcGATGATGCATCCACATTACACGGCCTTGATTGGCAAAAACAATCTTCTCGTACGATGATACGacattttcttaactttaacaACGTTGTTAATTTGATGTTAGACCAAAGTCGATATTTAAACATTCCTATTGGTAACATACCAGAAGATCCTGTTCTTACAGGTACAGATATATTTTATGCACGTCTTTTgaagcaaaataattttgttttgtggtgGTCAGCAACAAATCGCCCTGATCTGGGGGGGAAAGAAAACGAAGATTATAAATTACTTGCCGAAGTCAATAAGAACGGACTTTTTACTCAAAATATTTCCGGTTTTTACAACGGTATTTGTGTAGctttatcaatacaaaatttagccTTGACTGCTTTGCTTCAAGCtaataaaattcttgaaatgGAAAGCGGAAGATCAATGATAGCTTTCGGCGTTAACATACAAGCTACTCTTGAAGATGTTTTGTTCAATAGAACAAAGGATTTGCAAATTATGTCAGAGTTTACCTCATGTGGCCCAGCAATTCGgatattaaaaacaatggcCAACGGATGGTTACGAGAGGTTTCGCTAAATCACAATGCTTTGTCAGATTATCACATAACTCATTTTTATAGATGGATGAGATCCAGCACTGCTTGCATGTTTGATGCagcaatttgtaaaattttaaagtatttaatggATAAGATGTATGTGGGCATTCTCACCGAATTGAAAAGGTTAGgagtacaaattgtttttgcAGACTTGAAtcgtattattattaattcaaagAAGAAAACTATTACTGATGCATTAAGCTATGCAGAATTTATTGTTCAAAGCATACGGAGGATAGAATTATACCACGGTGTACAACTTTGTTTTGAACAAAGTTGGGAAAATTTGATTTGGTTAGATATTTCAAATTTCGCAGGCCTAAAATGCAATGGATTTTCAATGGAAAACAATGATTATGGTTTTATAGCTGataaaacttctttaaatattaattttactatGGGATCAGATATCTCAGAAAATaaggaatttaaagaaaaatttgaacaGTTTATGACTCTACTGTTAAAATCCTTGGATGAAACTAAATCTCTTACTAAATCAGCACAAGAAATTTCCCATGACATATTCGATCTTACAACACAAATATACCAAAAATACTCTAAAACCGATGCGAAATCTGTATCAAAATTTGTACAAGCAATTATAACGGTCATCAATTTAAGCGATTTCAATGAATttcttttgatattaaaaagaaatttaattgaaataattggtctcaaagaattaaataatgACATAAGACCGCTTAAAAGAGCAGAATGTATGCTCAATGGATTTATTTGTAAAGCATGTAATGAGTATAGGGACATTGATATAATTAGTGAAAagcacaaaaatatgaaaaacgaaAT ATATACATGGTTATGTAACCGTTGCCTTGTCGCTTATGATAATCAGGATGCTGAGATTTTAGTAACTGAAAATattacaaagaaaataatatcataTACATTGCAAGATTTACAGTGTTCTCAATGCAATGGCGTTAAAAGAGATAATTTATGCCGATCGTGCGAATGTGGTGGGAAGTACAAACCGCTTTTAAAACTGCAGAATTACATGGAAACgtgtaaaataatattaaatgtgGCTAAATTACATCAAATGAATGTACTTCATCATTTCCTTTTAACTGCACTAACATAG